The following are encoded together in the Juglans microcarpa x Juglans regia isolate MS1-56 chromosome 2D, Jm3101_v1.0, whole genome shotgun sequence genome:
- the LOC121248554 gene encoding LOW QUALITY PROTEIN: protein LIGHT-DEPENDENT SHORT HYPOCOTYLS 10-like (The sequence of the model RefSeq protein was modified relative to this genomic sequence to represent the inferred CDS: inserted 1 base in 1 codon), with translation MSSGKALAQGGSSNSLNDYQQQQQQQQTTPSRYESQKRRDWNTFGQYLRNQRPLVPLPQCNCNHVLDFLRYLDQFGKTKVHLQGCMFYGQPEPPAPCTCPLRQAWGSLDALIGRLRAAYEENGGSPEMNPFANSAIRVYLREVRDYQAKARGXPYKKKKKIKTNQSKGNEESSTSSAHFGG, from the exons ATGTCTAGTGGGAAAGCTCTTGCACAAGGTGGATCGTCAAACTCTCTAAACGATTatcagcagcagcaacaacaacaacaaacaacacCAAGCCGTTATGAATCTCAAAAAAGAAGGGATTGGAACACTTTCGGCCAATATCTGAGGAACCAGAGGCCCCTAGTTCCACTCCCCCAGTGCAATTGCAATCATGTCTTAGACTTTCTTCGATATCTTGACCAATTTGGAAAGACCAAAGTTCACCTTCAAGGCTGTATGTTTTACGGACAGCCTGAGCCGCCAGCACCTTGCACCTGCCCACTTAGACAAGCTTGGGGTAGCCTAGATGCTCTCATTGGGCGACTTAGAGCTGCTTATGAAGAGAATGGAGGCTCACCAGAGATGAATCCCTTTGCCAATAGTGCAATCCGAGTTTATCTTCGAGAGGTGAGGGACTATCAAGCTAAAGCAAGGG TCCcttataagaagaaaaagaagatcaaGACTAATCAAAGCAAGGGAAATGAAGAATCAAGTACTTCTTCTGCACACTTTGGTGGTTGA